One part of the Sardina pilchardus chromosome 5, fSarPil1.1, whole genome shotgun sequence genome encodes these proteins:
- the LOC134080012 gene encoding transient receptor potential cation channel subfamily V member 1-like — translation MATPKNQERRPFTLEVDDRTDEERAQSKEQDKKDHWTSAFGVGASKKERSPMDSEYQEDLGEPSSQIKINRNFMKGMRGITGEAAQDKDRFDMKRLFSAVSSGEVAQLEGLEQYLQRAMKHLSDSEYRSKGKTALLKALLNLTDGRNDTVKLLLDIAEKMGDLKEFVNAAYTDIYYRGQTALHVAIERRSQYFVELLVQKGTDVHAKACGKFFQLHDGPCFYFGELPLSLAACTNQKDIVDFLLDNQYQNADVRETDSQGNIVLHALVMVADNSPENTDFITKMYDHILTRAAQLHPKVKLEEFENKQGLTPIKLAAKKGKIELFKHMLHREFQDKETRHLSRKFTEWAYGPVYSSLYDLSSLDSYEEKSVLEIIAYGTEIPNRLKMLQVEPLSQLLEEKWKRFANPIFIFTFVVYVIYLSVFTTGAYLRKDRSDQLPPYPLENTLENYFLVSGQIILLLGSVYFFIKGLSDLKRKRPTLETLLIDGFYELLFFIQAVLFLASAVLYFCSRKEYLGCMVLCLALSWVNVLYYSRGSKNMGIYGVMIQKMIVGDILRFLSVYMVFLFGFTAAIVTLLDKQTPDNAKCVPKKTRFFEDIDSTNCTKPTARTFQIITLELFKFTIGMGDLEFTDGYRYIEVFYVLLISYIVLTYILLLNMLIALMNKTVEKTSEESTNIWKLQRAITILDIERRLPQCLKRRLRSGVEKDLGNSNGADRRWCFRVEEVNWIKWNTCLGKIHEDPGIQDFRISLPPPSRPERERSWRGFLRDFSQRRPLQRQQQAQEMNLLSVSHA, via the exons ATGGCAACACCAAAGAACCAGGAGAGGAGGCCATTCACCCTGGAAGTGGATGACAGGACCGACGAAGAGCGTGCTCAGAGCAAAGAGCAGGACAAAAAGGATCACTGGACCTCTGCATTTGGTGTGGGTGCCTCCAAAAAGGAAAGGAGCCCTATGGACTCTGAATATCAAGAGGACCTTGGAGAGCCCTCCTCACAGATTAAAATCAACAGGAATTTCATGAA GGGGATGAGAGGAATAACAGGTGAAGCTGCCCAAGACAAGGACAGATTTGACATGAAAAGGCTCTTTTCAGCAGTTTCTAGTGGAGAGGTTGCTCAGCTCGAAGGACTGGAGCAGTACCTGCAGCGGGCCATGAAGCACCTGTCTGACTCTGAAT ATCGTTCCAAGGGAAAGACTGCTCTGCTCAAGGCTCTCCTAAATCTAACAGATGGCAGAAATGACACAGTGAAATTGCTCCTTGATATTGCGGAGAAGATGGGTGATTTAAAAGAATTTGTCAATGCAGCGTATACAGACATTTATTACAGAG GCCAGACAGCCCTTCATGTAGCCATTGAGAGAAGGAGTCAATACTTTGTTGAGCTTCTAGTTCAGAAAGGAACTGATGTCCATGCCAAAGCCTGTGGGAAGTTCTTCCAGCTGCATGATGGACCCTGCTTCTATTTTG GAGAGCTTCCACTTTCGCTGGCAGCCTGCACCAACCAGAAAGACATAGTTGACTTCCTGTTGGACAACCAATACCAGAATGCAGATGTGCGGGAGACAGACTCTCAGGGCAACATAGTTCTCCATGCCCTGGTGATGGTAGCAGATAACAGCCCTGAAAATACAGATTTTATTACTAAGATGTATGACCACATTCTCACCAGAGCTGCCCAGCTTCACCCAAAAGTCAAACTGGAGGAGTTTGAGAACAAGCAAGGCCTCACACCAATTAAACTAGCAGCCAAGAAAGGCAAGATTGAG ttgtttAAACACATGTTGCATCGAGAGTTCCAGGATAAGGAGACCAGACATCTTTCCAGAAAGTTCACGGAGTGGGCCTATGGGCCTGTTTACTCCTCACTGTATGACTTGTCATCACTGGACTCCTATGAGGAAAAGTCTGTTCTGGAGATAATCGCTTACGGCACTGAAATCCCG AATCGTCTGAAGATGCTTCAGGTGGAGCCACTCAGTcagctgctggaggagaagTGGAAGAGATTTGCTAATCCAATATTTATCTTCACTTTTGTGGTCTATGTGATATACCTCAGTGTCTTCACCACTGGGGCCTATCTCAGGAAAGATAGATCAGATCAACTG CCACCATACCCACTGGAGAATACATTGGAGAATTATTTTCTTGTATCAGGGCAAATCATACTTCTCTTGGGTTCGGTTTACTTCTTCATCAAAGGG TTATCAGATTTGAAAAGAAAACGTCCAACACTGGAAACCTTGTTAATAGATGGCTTCTATGAATTGCTTTT TTTCATCCAGGCGGTGCTTTTCCTGGCCTCCGCGGTGCTCTACTTCTGTAGTAGGAAAGAGTACCTTGGGTGCATGGTGTTGTGTCTTGCTCTCAGCTGGGTCAACGTGCTCTACTACTCCAGAGGCTCCAAGAACATGGGCATCTATGGAGTCATGATACAGAAG ATGATTGTCGGCGACATTTTACGATTCCTTTCTGTGTACATGGTTTTCCTCTTTGGATTCACAGCAG CAATAGTCACTCTACTGGATAAACAAACACCAGACAATGCCAAATGTGTGCCAAAAAAAACACGTTTTTTTGAAGACATTGACTCCACCAATTGCACAAAGCCAACTGCCAGAACCTTTCAGATCATCACTCTGGAGCTGTTCAAGTTCACCATTGGCATGGGAGACCTGGAGTTCACTGATGGGTACCGCTACATTGAGGTGTTCTATGTGCTGCTCATCTCCTACATCGTCCTCACCTACATCTTACTCCTCAACATGCTCATCGCCCTCATGAACAAAACAGTGGAGAAGACCTCCGAGGAAAGCACAAACATCTGGAAACTACAG AGGGCCATTACCATCCTAGATATAGAAAGACGTCTACCACAGTGTTTGAAGCGCAGACTTCGCTCTGGAGTGGAGAAAGACCTGGGCAATAGCAATGGAGCGGACCGTCGCTGGTGCTTCAG AGTGGAGGAAGTCAATTGGATCAAATGGAATACCTGCTTGGGTAAAATCCATGAAGATCCTGGGATTCAAGACTTCAGGATATCATTGCCCCCACCTAGCAGACCAGAGAGAG AGAGAAGCTGGCGAGGCTTTCTGAGGGACTTCAGTCAGCGCCGGCCTCTTCAAAGGCAACAGCAAGCACAAGAGATGAACCTTCTCTCAGTCAGCCACGCTTGA
- the LOC134079751 gene encoding transient receptor potential cation channel subfamily V member 1-like yields the protein MGTPTKKRPFTLEVDDRMDKERAQSKGQEAKDCNASSSKNAMSPMDSEYQEDLEETTSDLKIKINKHFIKGFRGKTGEAAQDKDKFDMKRLFSAVSSGEVAQLEGLEQYLQRAMKHLTDSEYRSKGKTALLKALLNLKEGRNHTVTLLLDIAEKMDDLKEFVNAAYTDIYYKGQTALHVAIERRSQLFVELLVQKGADVHAKACGKFFQLHDGPCFYFGELPLSLAACTNQKDIVDFLLDNQFQNADVRETDSQGNIVLHALVMVADNSPENTDFIIKMYDHILTRAAQLHPKVKLEEIENKQGLTPVKLAAKKGKIELFKHMLHREFQDKDTRHLSRKFTEWVYGPVYSSLYDLSSLDSYEKNSVLEIIVYGTEIPNRPEMLQVEPLNKLLEEKWRRFAHPIFLFNFVVYLIYLSIFSIVTYPWKPESNQTNQTPPYPLEKTLDGHLLLSGQVILLLGSVYFFLKGLSDLRRKRPTIESFPVDGLCDLLFFIQAVLFLASTVLYFCSRKEYLGCMVLCLALTWINLLYYSRGSKNMGIYGVMIQKVIIGDIFHFFVVYMVFLFGFSAAVFTLLDKPQEQPEQGTQVACKTVSVTNFTATALELFKFTIGMGDLEFTDRYRYKEVFYVLLISYIVLTYILLLNMLIALMSKTVQRTSDESTNIWRLQRATTILDIERHLPKCLKRRLRSGVEKVLGKGNVEEHRWCFRVQEVNWNKWNADMRIINEDPGNQEVWMPPEEPSEAS from the exons ATGGGAACACCAACAAAGAAGAGGCCGTTCACCCTGGAAGTGGACGATAGGATGGACAAAGAGCGTGCTCAAAGCAAAGGACAGGAAGCAAAGGACTGCAATGCCTCTTCATCTAAAAATGCCATGAGCCCTATGGACTCTGAATATCAAGAAGACCTAGAAGAGACAACTTCAGACTTAAAGATCAAAATCAACAAACATTTCATCAA GGGCTTCAGAGGAAAAACAGGTGAAGCTGCCCAAGACAAGGACAAATTTGACATGAAAAGGCTCTTTTCAGCAGTTTCTAGTGGAGAGGTTGCTCAGCTCGAAGGACTGGAGCAGTACCTGCAGCGGGCCATGAAGCACCTGACTGACTCTGAAT ATCGGTCCAAGGGAAAGACTGCTCTACTCAAAGCTCTCTTAAATCTGAAAGAAGGCAGAAACCATACAGTAACATTGCTCCTTGATATTGCGGAGAAGATGGATGATTTGAAGGAATTTGTCAATGCAGCGTATACAGACATTTATTACAAAG GCCAGACAGCCCTTCATGTAGCCATTGAGAGGAGGAGTCAATTATTTGTTGAGCTTCTGGTTCAGAAAGGAGCTGATGTCCATGCCAAAGCCTGTGGGAAGTTCTTCCAACTGCATGATGGACCCTGTTTCTATTTTG GAGAGCTTCCACTTTCGCTGGCAGCCTGCACCAACCAGAAAGACATAGTTGACTTCCTTTTGGACAACCAATTCCAGAATGCAGATGTGCGGGAGACAGACTCTCAGGGCAACATAGTACTCCATGCCCTGGTGATGGTAGCAGATAACAGCCCTGAAAATACAGATTTTATTATTAAGATGTATGACCACATCCTCACCAGAGCTGCCCAGCTTCACCCAAAAGTCAAACTGGAGGAGATTGAGAACAAGCAGGGCCTCACACCAGTTAAACTAGCAGCCAAGAAAGGCAAGATTGAG ttgttTAAACACATGTTGCATCGAGAGTTCCAGGATAAGGACACCAGACATCTTTCCAGAAAGTTCACGGAGTGGGTCTATGGGCCGGTTTACTCCTCACTGTATGACTTGTCATCACTGGACTCCTATGAGAAAAACTCTGTTCTGGAGATAATTGTTTATGGCACTGAAATCCCG AATCGTCCGGAGATGCTTCAGGTGGAGCCTCTCAATaagctgctggaggagaagtggaggagatTTGCTCATCCAATATTTCTCTTCAATTTCGTGGTCTATCTGATATATCTCAGCATCTTCTCCATCGTGACCTATCCCTGGAAACCAGAATCAAATCAAACGAATCAAACT CCACCATATCCACTAGAGAAAACACTAGACGGTCACTTGCTTCTGTCAGGACAAGTCATACTTCTCTTGGGCTCTgtgtatttctttttaaaaggg TTATCAGATTTGAGAAGAAAACGACCAACTATTGAAAGTTTCCCAGTAGATGGCTTATGCGACCTCCTTTT TTTCATCCAGGCAGTGCTTTTCCTGGCCTCCACGGTGCTCTACTTCTGTAGTAGAAAAGAGTACCTTGGGTGCATGGTGTTGTGTCTTGCTCTCACATGGATCAACTTACTCTACTACTCCAGAGGGTCTAAGAACATGGGCATCTATGGAGTCATGATACAGAAG GTTATTATTGGGGACATTTTCCATTTCTTTGTGGTCTACATGGTGTTCCTGTTTGGATTTTCAGCAG CGGTATTCACTCTATTGGATAAACCACAGGAACAACCTGAACAGGGAACACAAGTCGCTTGCAAAACAGTATCTGTTACAAACTTCACTGCCACCGCTCTGGAGCTGTTCAAGTTCACCATTGGCATGGGGGACCTGGAGTTCACTGACCGGTACCGCTACAAGGAGGTGTTCTATGTGCTGCTCATCTCCTACATCGTCCTCACCTACATCTTACTCCTCAACATGCTCATCGCCCTCATGAGCAAAACTGTGCAGAGGACTTCTGATGAAAGCACAAACATCTGGAGACTACAG CGAGCCACTACCATCCTAGATATAGAAAGACATCTACCAAAGTGTTTGAAGCGCAGACTTCGCTCTGGAGTGGAGAAAGTCTTGGGCAAGGGGAATGTTGAGGAACACCGCTGGTGCTTCAG AGTTCAGGAAGTAAACTGGAACAAGTGGAACGCCGACATGCGCATCATCAACGAGGATCCTGGGAACCAAGAAGTCTGGATGCCTCCT GAAGAACCTTCCGAGGCGTCCTGA